The sequence GCGCCGATCATGTTGCGGTTGACGTAGATGTTGCCGACCTGAACGCGGTCGATGATGGCCTCGATGGTGTCGTCGATGCGTGAATGAACGCCAAGCGTGAGGCCGTAGCCGGTGCGCTCGATCGCCTGCAACACGCGCTCGAGGGTCTCGGCGCGGTAGCGCACGACATGCAGGATCGGGCCGAACACTTCCTCGGTGAGCTGGCCGGCGTCCTTGAGCTCGAAAATGTGCGGCGCGACGAAGCAGCCTTGCGGCGCGTGGCCTGCAAAGTGCAGTCGCGCCTCGCTCTTCATCCGCGCGATATGGGCGTCGAGGCGCTGCTTGGCGTCGGCGTCGATCACCGGCCCGACATGGGTCGCGACGTCTGCGGGATCGCCGATCCTGAGCTCGCGCGCCGCGCCTGCGATCATCTCGATCATGCGGTCCGCGACATCCTCCTGCACGAACAGGAGCCGCAGCGCCGAGCAGCGCTGGCCGGCGGAGCGAAACGCCGAGGTCACGACATCGTCGGCGACCTGCTCGGGCAGCGCCGTGGCATCCGCGATCATGGCATTGATGCCGCCGGTCTCCGCGATCAGCGGCACAATCGGCCCGTCCTTGGCAGCGAGCGTTCGGTTGATCTGGCGCGCCACTTCGGTCGAACCCGTGAAGACGACCCCCGCGACATCCGCATGCGCGGTCAGCACGGCCCCGATGCGGCCGGCGCCGGTGACGAGATGCAGCGCGCTCCTGGGGATGCCCGCCTCATGCAGCAGGGCCACGGCCTCGCGCGCGATGCGCGGCGTCTGCTCGGCGGGTTTTGCCACCACGCTGTTGCCGGCCATCAGCGCTGCAGTCACCTGACCGAGGAAGATCGCCAGCGGAAAATTCCACGGCGAGATCGCGACGAACACGCCGCGCCCGCGCAGGGCGAGCGCGTTGCTTTCGCCGGTTGGGCCAGGCATGGTGGCATCGCTTCCGAACAGCTTGCGGCCGTGCGCGGCATAGTAGCGGCAGAAATCGGCGGCCTCGCGCAATTCCGACAGCGCATCGTCGAGCGTCTTACCGCCCTCAGCTTGCAAGAGCGCGATGAAATGCGCGCTGCGGCTCTCCAGGAGATGCGCGGCCTGCTCCAGTGCCGCCGCGCGCGTGGCCGCCGGCGTCCGGCTCCAGCCGGCAAATCCGGCGCGCGCGGCAATCACCGCCGCGTTGGCCTGGTCCGGCCTTGCGTCGGTAATGGGGCCGAGATCAGCCGCCTCGGCCCTGACGTCAGCGAGCAACTGGCCAAGTGCGGCACGCTCACCGAACTCCACGCCGCGCGAATTGCGCCGCTCCGGCGCAAAGAGATCGCCGGGCAGCGGAATTTTGGAATGCGCGGCCTGTTGCGGCTTCGCGATCGCATCGGCGGGACGCTGCAACAGCGCGGGCACCGGCACGCGGTAGTCGGCCGCCTGCGCCACGAAGGATGAATTGGCGCCGTTCTCCAGCAGCCGCCGCACCAGATAGGCGAGCAGGTCGCGATGGCTGCCGACCGGCGCATAGGTGCGATAGGCGATATCCGGGTGGTCCTTGGCAAGCTGCTCGTACAGCGCTTCGCCCATACCGTGCAGGCGCTGGAATTCGAAGCCGCCGCTCCCTCCTGCAAGCTCCAGCACGGTCGCGACCGTCAGCGCGTTGTGGGTGGCGAATTGTGGGAAGATGCGCGGCCGCAACGCCAGCAGCTGCGTCGCGCAGGCGACGAAGTTCAGATCGGTCATCGCCTTGCGCGTGAATACGGGATAGCCGTCGAGCCCGCGCTCCTGCGCGCGCTTGATCTCGGTGTCCCAATAGGCGCCCTTGACCAGCCGTACCATCAGTTTGCGGTCGTGCGCGCGGGCGAGCGCATCGACATAGTCGATCACCGCGCTGGCGCGCTTCTGATAGGCCTGGATGGCCAGGCCGAATCCGTTCCAGCCGGCAAGCGAAGGATCGGCCAGCGTTGCCGCGATCACGTCGAGCGACAGCTCCAGCCGGTCCGCTTCCTCAGCATCGACAGTGAAGTTGAGGTCATGAGCCCTCGCGCGCTGCGCGAGGTCCAGCAGCAGCGGCACCAACTCGGCCATCACGCGGTCGCGGCTGATCGCCTCGAAGCGCGGATGCAGCGCCGAGAGTTTTACGGAGATGCCCGGCCGGTCCGGGAGGGGATGGCTGCCGGCCGCCTTGCCGATGGTCTCGATCGCGCTGGCATAGGCGTCGAAATAACGCTTGGCGTCGGCGCTCGTGCGGGCGCCTTCGCCGAGCATGTCGAAGGAATAGCGCGGCTTCTGGCCGGACCGCGGCTTCCCCCGCTCCAGCGCCTGCTCGATGGTCTCGCCGAGCACGAAATGATTGCCCATCAGTCGCATCGCCTGGCGCGTGGCGGTGCGCACGGCAGGCGCCCCGAGCCGCTTCACCAGACGGCCGATGGTGCCGTCCGGCGTCTCGCCCGGCTGGATCACCCGCGCCGAGAGGCCGAGCGCCCAGGCCGAGGCGTTGACCAGGAACGCCGTGGACTTGGTCTCGTGATGGATGAAGTCGCCTTCGCCGAGCTTGTCCTCGATGAACTGGTCGGCGGTGCGCGCATCGGGCACGCGCAGCAGCGCCTCCGCCAGCACCATCAAGGCCAGCCCTTCCTTGGTGGAGAGCGCGAACTCCCGCAGCATGTCCTCGACGCCGCCGAGCCGGTCGTCGCGCTTACGGATGGCCTCGATCAGCCGCGTCGCGGTGCGGTCGATCCGCACCTCCTGCGGCGGGCTGAGCGGCGCGGCCAGCAACAGCCGTGCGGCGATCTCGCTATCATCGGGTGCGTAGGGGGCGGAGAAGGGCGGTGGAATGTTCGGCATGGCGTGTCCTGTGGCTGAAATCCAGGATAAAGCGCACGGTACCGCAGTTCGATAGACAATTTAGTCGATTTGCCTTAGGAAATGAAGATCGTTACCCATCCAGCCTTACAAGATATGGAACTGGACCGAATCGACCGGAAAATCCTCGCGATTTTGCAGGAGGATGGCCGCATCGCCAATGTCGAGCTCGCCGAGCGCATCGGGCTCTCGCCGACGTCGATCGGCGAGCGGCTGAAACGCCTGCAACGCGAGGGCTTCGTCGAAGGCTACGGTGCGCGGCTCAATCCGCACCGACTTGGCCTCGGCCTCTTGGTGTTCGTCGAGGTGCTGCTGGACAAGACCACGCCCGACAATTTCGAGCGTTTTGCGCGCGCCGTGAAACTCGCGCCCGAGGTGCTGGAGTGTCACATGGTTGCCGGCAGCTTCGACTATCTTGTGAAGGCGCGGCTGGCCGACATGACCGCCTATCGACGATTCCTCGGCGAGACCCTGCTGTCGATGCCGGGCGTGCGCGAGACGCGAACCTATGCGGTGATGGAGGAGATCAAGCGCGACGCACCGTTGCCGGTGGGTTGACGAAGTGCCGTCGCGATTGTCATTGCTGTGGCGTTGAAGAGCGGTCCTTCGAGGAAAAAATAGCTATCCTTGTGCAAACGCAACGCCTGTCGTCGAATGCACTGGCCGTCTTCTAAAATTTTTTGGCCCGGCTCCCGGATCGATCCGGGAGGCAGCTAAAGGCTGGCGGGCTTATACTTTGAGGTTCTCTGCGGAGGTTTTGCCCCGGTTTGCGATCTCTTCGTATTCCACCGTCTGTCCCTCGTTCAGCGTGGACAAACCGGCTTTCTGCACTGCCGAGATATGCACGAACACATCCTTGCCACCCGACGCAGGCTGGATAAATCCATAACCCTTCGTCGGGTTGAACCACTTGACCGTACCTTTAGCCATCACGACTTCTCCGCGGGTCTTCCTCCGAGATCTCGAACCGCCAGTCCCCGCCAACCGGCCGGTTCGGTCCTAACAGGATACGCGGAATGTGGCAGGCTTGGTAGCTCAAACCACATCGGCCTTTCGCCGAATTCCGCTCAACTTCGCAGCGTTTTTGCCGGTTTTGCCCGTTTCGCGGTCAATTGACTGCGGGTGTCGTACCCTCCGTCAATAAGTCGCGGCCAGGTAGTCGACGATCTTGCCGACATCAGCATCGTCGATCGGTGCGCCATAGACCTTGATCATCTTGGTCACCTCGGCCTGCCAGAAGGCCTCCTTGTCCTTCATCGCTGGCTGTGTGGCGATGTAGTCGGACGAATGGCAGGCGCTGCAATTGCCCTGCACGATCTCGAGATTGGGCCCGGGCTTGAAGGCGGCCACCTCGTCGGGGGTCTTGTAATTGATCGGCGCCGCAAGCGCCGCCTCTACCGCGGCAGCAAGGGCGAGGGGCACGGTGAGGAGAACGGTGCGCTGCATGATCATTCTCCTTTAGGCCACCGTCACGCGGACCGCTTCGACGACATTGCGTAGATAACCCGCCGGGTTCCAGCGCGGCGTGTCGGGCTGGGTCTCGCCGCCATTGCCGGTGGCGCGGACCTTGAGCTCAACGCTGCCGGCCGCGAGCTTCACCGGCAGCTTCCATTCGCGGAACGCATATTTGCCGAGATCCTTGCCGAGCTTGGCGCTGGCCCAGGTCTTGCCGCCGTCGGCGGAGACCTCGACCTCCTTGATGCCCTTGCCGCCGTCGAAGGCGATGCCGCGCAGGGTGGTGCGGCCGGCCTTGAGCTTGGCGCCGCCGGGGACATTGGTGATGAAGGAGCGGATCGTAAAGCGGTTGATCGGAATCGTCGCCTTCGGCGCGGTGCCGGGCTCGACCGCGTTGTTGGGCGTGTCGGGAATACGGTAGGCCGATTTCATCCAGAAGCCGTCATAGACGTTGTCGATGACCGTGATCTCGTTGAGGTGCTTGACCCAGTAGGTGCCGTAATAGCCAGGCACGATCAGCCGCAACGGGAAGCCGTTGAGGAACGGCAGATCCTCGCCGTTCATGCCATAGGCCAGCATCACCTCGCCGTCGGCGGCATGATCGAGATCGAGCGCCTTGACGAAGTCGGGTGTCTTGTCGCTGACGGGGCCGTCCATGCCGTTGAAGGTGACCTGCTTGGCGCCGGCCTGCACGCCGGCCATCTCCAGCACCGCCTTCAGCGGTACGCCGCGCCAGCGCGCACAGCCCATGGCGCCGTTGGCGAGCTGCCCGCCAGCGACGCGCGGCTCGAAGAAGCCGCGGCTGTTGCCGGAGCACTGATTGACGGCGACGATCTCGGTCGCCTTCATCTTCCTGATGTCCTTCAGCGACAATTTCAGCGGCTTGTCGACCTTGCCCTTGACCTCGAGCGTGAACGTGTCGGGATCGAGATTGTAGGGCAGGTCCGAGAGGTGATAGCGCACGAAGAACGCATTGTTCGGCGTGATCGGGCCATCGTTGAACACCGCAAACGGCGTTTCGAGCTGCGGCGGGCGGCTGGTCAGGCCGATCATCGGCCGCTTCTGCGGATATTTCACCAGCGGCCGCTCGCCATTGGCAAAGGGCAGTGTGAGGTTGTCGAGCGCCAGCGCTTTGGTGGAGCTCAGTGCGGCCGCCATGGCGGCAAGGCCCGCTCCTCTGAGCAGGTCGCGTCGATCGAACATTCTTTTCTCCTCCCGGAGCTTTTCGTTGGACCGGCGGTCATCACCACGATCCTGCGCTCATCTGTCGCAACGATCTGGATGAAGTCAATTCGTGCTTTCGCAGCGAGCCCATGCCGCTGCGTTGCAGCAGGCCGGTGTTACGCGGTGGTGATTTGGTCCCTTAGATTCGACCTCGTCGCGGGCTCTGCACCACTGCCACTTCGATCGACCAATGCCGCCAGCTCCCTCGCATCCGCCACCGCGCGCACGGCAAGCGGCTCGTCGCGGCCGCGGATCGCGACCTCCTGCTGCGGCAGGGCGTCGTCGGCAAGGCCGGCGCTGCGCCGGACTTCGTCCGAGACGACGGCCTCGCAGGCCAGCGTCTTGGTCATGTCCTGGAGACGGGCGGCGACGTTGACGGCATCGCCGAGCGCGGTGAAGACGACGTGATCGCGATAGCCGATGTCGCCGATGATGACCTCGCCGCCGTGAATGCCGATGCCGAAGCGGATCGGCTGGCGCAGATCGTGGCTCAGGAGCTCGTTGAGCTGGTCGATATGCGTGGCAATGCCGGCGGCCGCCTTCAGCGCCTGCCGGCAGGCGGTTTGCGGATCGGCCGTGAGCCCGAACAGCGCCAGCATGCCGTCGCCGACGAACTGGTTGGGCTGGCCGCCGTTCTCGATCACCGCTTGCGACACCGCGCCGAGGAAGCGGTTGACGATGAAGACGGTGTCGAACGGCAGCCGCTTTTCCGCCAGCTGGGTCGAGCCGCGCATGTCCACGAACAGGCTGACGAGATAACGCTCCTGGCCGATACTGGCCGAGGTCGAGGCTCCGTCCGTCGCATGCGTGTGGGGTGTGAAGAGCTGGAAGAAGGAGAGGTCGGAGGTCGGCCGCAGCTGGCAGGCTAGGCGGATCGACGGATCGGCGGTGCCGACGCGCGTGAGCACGAAGGCCTCGCGCTGCGACGGTGTCGGCAGTACGTCATGATCTCCGATGACGCGGATACGGCAGGTCGAGCAGCGGGCGCGGCCGCCACAGACGCTGGCATGGGGCACGTTGTGGCGCAGGCTTGCTTCCAGCACGGACAGGCCCTTGGGGACCCGCACCGTCTTGCCGTTGCCGTAGGACAGCGCGATCATGCCGCCGCGCCGTTCGCGCCAGGCCCGTACGCCGCGCGCCGCCAGCACCAGGGCGAGCAATCCGAAATAGCCCACGGTGAGACCGCCCGCGACGCGGTCGAGCGTATTGTTTTCTGCGACTGTGCCAACCTGACGGCGGGTGAGGTTTTGCGAACGCCAGTCCCGGTCGTCGCTCTCGATCTCGACGCTGCGGCCGCCCTGATAGATGCCGAGCAGGGACAACGTCGGGATCAGCACGGCGGCCGCGAGCAGATAGGGCGCAGCGCGGGGGAAGAATGGCTTGAGGCGGAGCCAGAAGTAAATCCCGATGCAGCCGTGCACCCAGGCGATGAGAAGCAGGATCGTCATCTGCCACAGCCGGCCCGGCGCCGCGACGAAGAACAGATAGAGCTCCTGCGGATAGAGCTTCTGATGATCGTACAGCGTGTAGCCGAGCCGCACCCCGATCACATGTCCCATGACTAGCGCGGGGATGCTCAGGCCCAGCACTAGCTGGAGCGGTTCGATGGTCCGCCAGCGGAACTGGCGGCGCTGGTACAGCGCGTAGACGCCGAGTCCCAAATGGGTGAGCGCGGCCGTGTAGAAGATGATCGAGACGGGAAGGAACTGCCAAAAGAGTGTGTGGTAATAGACGCCGGCCTCCATGGCCTCGACCGAGATGTTGCCGAGCGCATGATTGAGGAAGTGGCTGACCACGTAGGCAAACAGGATGATTCCGCAGACGAGCCGCACCTGCCGCACGCTGGTGGCACGGACGGCGGACATCTGTATGGGAGCGGTGGCCATGATTCGATTGTATCAGTTCATGAAAGACAACAGCCAGCGTAGCGTTTAATTCCAGATGTGGACAGGTTGTGAGGTCACATGCCTGGGAAGATGCCTCACCCCGTGGTTATTGGTCCCGGGTCGCGCTTCGCTTGCCCAGGACGACACCTGTTGGGGGGACTCCCCACATTGACTCCCCCTCCCAAGTCGGGGAAAAGCGCGGCCGTGACGATCGCTCCCGACATCTCCACGAGGCGAGACGGCGCCGAACGCCGTGTCATCGTTATCGCCTTGCTCGTCATCGCCGCGATGACCGTGCTGCGCATCGTCTATGCCTCCGCGATCGAGCTGCGCACCGACGAGGCCTATTACTGGACCTGGTCGAAGGAAACGGCGCTCAGCTTCCTCGATCATCCGCCGGGCATCGCCTGGCTGATCCGCTTCGGCACTGCGATCTTCGGTGACACTGCGCTCGGCGTCCGCTTCGGCGGCATCGTCGCGATGCTGGTGACGCAGCTTCTGCTCGCGGACATCGTTCGTCGCCTGACGCATGATGCGCGCGCCGTGATGCTTGCGGTGCTGATGCCGGAGGCCGCGCTCTATTACGGCCTGCTGATGGCCAAGGTCGCGCCCGATGTCGCGATGATCCCGTTTGCGGTGGCGATGATGTGGTCGCTGGTGCGGCTGGCGCAGGGCGGCGACGGCCGCTGGTGGCTGGCGGCCGGGCTGTTCGCGGGCCTTTCGATGCTGTCGAAATTCACCGCGATCATGTTCGCGCCAGCGATTGCCGCCTTTCTGCTGGTGCCGGATTGGCGCTGGCGCTGGCTGCGCAGTCCTTACCCCTATCTCGCCGTACTGGTCGCGATCGCGGTGTTCTCGCCGGTACTGATCTGGAACGCGCAGCATGACTGGGCCTCGTTCCGCTTCCAGGGCGTACGCGCCACCGCCAATTACGGCGTCTCGCTGCGCACGATAGGCGACTACATCGGCCTGCAATTCGGCCTGGTCGGCTTCGTCATGCTGCCGGTGGTGTTGACCGGGCTGGTGCTGATGGCGTGGCGCGGCTATCGCACGCGCGAGCCGGTCGCGATCCTGCTCTCGACCGCGGTGCTGGTGCCGTTTCTCTACTTCTTCTTCAAGTCGCTGACGCTCCGTGTCGGCGACACCTGGCCGATGTTCATGTGGCCGGTCGGATTTGCCGCCGCCGCCATCAACCTCGTAGCGATGATGAAGGAGGGATGGCCGGCCCGGATGATCAGATCGTCGCTGTTCTGGGCCAATACGGCGGTGGTCTCGGGCATCGCCTTCGTCGTCATCGTGTTCCTCTATTACGTCGCCGCGCCCTGGAATCTTCTCGGCAAGATCGATCCGATCGGCGCCGAAGCCGGCTACGGGCAGGTCGCCGCGCGTGCGCAGGCCGCGCTCGACGAGACCGGCGCGACCTGGATCGCGACCACGGACTACCGCACCTACGCCATGATGCGCTGGCTGTTCAGGGGGCGGGTGCCGGTGGTCGAGATCAACGAACGCGGCCGCTTCCAGGATTTCCGCGATCCCGGCATGGACAGGATCAGGGGCCGCGCCGGCATCTATGTCGGCCGCGAGCCGGACAACCGTTCGTCGCTGTGGGAGAACATCCCGGCCAAACGCGAGCAGCTCGGCAGAGTCGAACGCAGCTGGCGCGGCCGCGTGATGGACACCTATGTGCTGGAAAAGCTCACCGGCTGGACCCCGGAGCTGTCACCGCCGAAGGATTCGCCGCTGTTTCAGTGGAAGGTGCTGGCGGGGGAATTCGAGAAACGGGAGCGCACAGCCAGCGCGACGCGCTCCTCTTTCCTTCTCCCCTTGTGGGAGAAGGTGGCGCGAAGCGCCGGATGAGGGGTATCGCTCCGCGGACACGACTGCGAGGGCTTACGTGCGGAGAGATACCCCTCACCCGTCTCGCCGCTTTGCGGCGAGCCACCCTCTCCCACAAGGGGAGAGGGTGAGTCGCACGACGAGTTACTCGTCCTCATCCTTCTTCCGCAGCAGATCCGTCGCGAGATCGGCCAGCTTCGGCGGCGGCAGCGCTGCGAATGGCAGCGGCCGCGTGACGTCGATCGCGGCCAGCCCCAGCCGCGCCGTCAACAAGCCGTTGAGCACGCCTTCGCCCAGCCGCTGCGACAGCTTTGCCGCAATGCCATGGCCGAGCATCTGCTGCACCAGGCTGTCGCTCGCGGCCATGCCGCCGGTGATGGCGAGATGGGCGATGACGTGGCGGAGCAGGCGGATCATGCCGAGCGCGCCGGGACGGCCGCCGTAGAGATAGGCGAGTTGCCGGATCAGGCGCAGTGCGGCGACGAAGACAAACAGCACGTCGATCGCCGCGCGCGGGCTTACCGCGGTGACGATCGAGACCTTTTGCGCGGCCGAGGACACCAGCCGCCGCGCCTCGGCGTCCAGCGGCGACATCAACTCGCGCTCGGCGAGCCGGATCATGTCGGCGCCGTCGATGATCTCACCGGCATGGCTCTCCAGCTTGGCGCGGGCGCGGGCGAGCTGGGGGTTTTGATGCGCAATGTCGAGGAGGTCCTGCACGATGATGCGGCTCTCCTTGCGATCATCGCTGGCGAGCACCGCAGCCGCCCGCTGATGCAGCTTCTCGATGGTCGCAAGCCGCGCCAGGCCGAACGCTTCGCGCCCGATCACCACCGCGAGCGCAAGCGCGGTGACGAATGCAAAGGCAAGTCCGACGAAGCCGAGCGTTTCGCTGCGCGCAAACAGATCCTCGATCAGATGGACCACGCCGAGCCCGACCCCGAGCAGCGTCAGCCCGGCAAGACCCGACCAGAACAGCGTGCCCCAGGGAAAGCCGCGCCGCGCCGGACGCGCGGCTTGAACCGGCACCGGCAGCGTGGCCGGATCGGGCTCCGGGGTGATCTGGATGGTGGCGCGGCCGAGCCGGCTGATCTCATCGGCCTCGGTGACGACGACGCCGGGATCGTCGAGCCGGAACGTCGCCGGCCGCCGCTGCTGGGATCGCTCGGTCATGACAGCTTGTCTCCGATCAGGAACTGCAGGGCACGGTCGAGGCGGATGTGTGGTAGCGCCGGCGCTTCGGTGCCCTCGGGCTCAAGCTTCGGCGGCCGGAAGCGCAGGAAGCGGAAGTCGCTGCTCCCGGCGGCCTGCGTCGAGAGCCCGCGGAACGAATCCGTGCCGTTGAACAACGGTTCGGGATCCAGCGGCAGATCGCCCGGAAAGGTCGCGACCTCGGTGTTGCCGTCGAACAATTCGCCGCCGGCGCTCTCGCCCGCGGCCGGTGTTCCCAGGATCGACGGCAGTTTGTCGCGGCCATGCGCCACCTGTGCCTCGCGCGTCGCGCGCACGGCGGCGAGCGCGACGACGTCGATCGCCGCGCCGGTATTTTCCGCACGCGCAACCGCGCGTGTGACGGCACGGCGCAGCACGGCCTCGAGCCGGTCGTGGCTGGAATGATGTAGGTGATCGGCCTTGGTCGCCGCGAACAGGATGCGGTCGATGCGCGGCCGGAACAGGCTTGAGAGCAAGGTACTGCGGCCGATGTTGAAGCAATCGAGAATGCCGGCAAGCGCGGCTTCGAGATCGTGCAGCGCCTCCGGGCCGGAGTTGAATGCGGCGAGCGCGTCGGCCAGCACGATCTGGCGATCGAGGCGCGCGAAATGATCGCGGAAGAACGGCCGCACCACCATGTCCTTGTAGGCCTCAAAGCGGCGCACCATCATCGCCCAGAGCGAGCCGTCCGGCGCTTGCCTGCCCGCGGGCACGTCAAGCGGCGCGAAGGTCAGTGCCGGGGTGTCGGCGAGATTGCCGGGCATCAGGAAGCGGCCGGGCGGCAGCAGGCTCATCGCGAAGCGCTCGTCGCGGCAGGCGCGCAGATAATTGGTGAAGAGCTTTGCGGCCGTCAGCGTTGCCTGCTCGTCCTCGCGTGCCTCGGGCTTGAGTGTCGCCAGATGCGCGTGCCAGTCCGCGGCCAAATGCGCACGCGGTGCTTCGCGTGACAGCGCGAGGCTTTCCGCCGACCATTGCTCGTAGCTCTTCTGGAGCAGCGGCAGGTCCAGCAGCCATTCGCCGGGATAGTCGACGATGTCGAGCGTCAGGGTGCGGTCGGCGCCGTTCGGGCGCTGATAGTCGATGACGAGCCTGAGCTCGCTGATGTCGACGGTCGAGTTCGGCCAGCGCCGCTCCTCGATCAGCGCGCGCAGATGGTTCTCATACGCAAAGCGCGGCACGGCATCGTCGGGCTGTGGCGTCAGATATGCCCGCGCGATCCGGCCCGAGGCATAGGCCTCGAACACCGGAAACCTGCCGCCACGGGTGAGGCCATGGATCAGCGCGGTGATGAACACCGTCTTGCCGGCGCGCGAGAGACCGGTCACCCCGAGCCGCACCGTCGGATTGAAGAAGTGCTCGCCATAGTCGATCAGCGCCCGCGCCGATTGCCGCGCTTCTTCGACCATATCTTGGAAACTGAATGCCATATGAACGTTAACTGATCTCGGGCGGGCGGGATGTGTGACCGTTCACAAAAGTGGCAATTGCGTGAGGAAAATCAAGTTTCATACTTCCACCGCCTTTGTCGGCAAACAGCGGTTTGAACGACGCGCCGGTCCCGAAAGACCCATAGAAAAGGGCATTGCCAAGCTTTGCGGATTGCCATGACCGTCTTCCAGCTGAAACAGTTTGCATCCACCTCCGTCCACGCCGCAGCCGACGTGATCGGCTGGAACTATGATCGTGCCGAGCTGATCGCCGACGGCATCATCCATGGGATCGGCGTGCTCTCCGGCATCATTGCCGCGACCGTGCTGGTGGTGCTGACGGCGATCTATGCCGACGCGACAGACGTCGTCGGCGTCTCGATCTATGTCGCGGGCCTGATCTCGATGCTGGTGCTGTCGGCGACCTATAATCTATGGCCGGTGTCGCCGGCCAAATGGCTGCTGCGGCGGTTCGACCATTCGGCGATCTATCTCCTGATCGCGGCGACCTACACTCCGTTCATCCTAGAGGTGAAGGATAGCGTGTTCGCGCTGATGCTGCTCGCGGGTGTCTGGTGCGTGGCGTTCCTCGGCATCGTGCTGAAGCTGCTCTATCCCGGCCGGTTCGACCGGGTCTCGGTCGGCATCTATCTCGCGATGGGCTGGAGCGGCGTGATGCTCTATGGCCCCGTGGTCAGGGCGTTGCCCGCGCTGGCGCTCGGCTTCATCCTGGCGGGCGGCCTGCTCTACAGCTTCGGCGTGATCTTCCACGCCTGGCGGCGGCTGCGCTTCCAGAATGCGATCTGGCACGGCTTTGTCTTGGCCGGCGCGGCGTGCCATTATACCGCGGTGCTCGACCTCGTGTTGAGCTGAGCACGAACAAAACGCGGTATTCAGAGGAGACGTCGCATGCAGGTGACCGGCAAAGTCGTGGTCGTCACGGGCGGCGCAAACGGCATCGGCAAGGCGCTGTGCGAGGCCTTTCACCACGCGGGCGCAGCCAAGGTCGTCGTCGCGGACATGGATGCCGCCAATGCGCGGGCAGTCGCGGCGATGGTGGACGGCGCCGCCTTCAAATGCGACGTCGCGCAGGAAAAGGACATCGCCCACGTCATCGAGGAGACCGAGCGGCAGTTCGGCCCGATCGCGCTGTTCTGCTCCAACGCCGGCATCGGCAGCGGCTTCGATCCGATGTCGGTCAATGCCGGCGGCGCCTCGGATGAGCCCTGGCAGCGCAGCTGGGCGATCCACGTCATGGCCCACGTCTATGCCGCGCGGCATCTGGTCCCGCGCATGAAGTCGCGCGGTGGCGGCTATTTCCTCAACACCATCTCGGCCGCGGGCCTGTTGTCGCAGGTCGGCAGCCCGGCTTATTCGACGACCAAGCATGCCGCAGTCGGCTTCGCCGAGAATCTCGCGATCTCGCACAAGGCCGATAACATCAAGGTCTCGATCCTCTGCCCGCAGGGCGTCGACACCAACATGCTGCGCTCGATCCCCAAGGGCCCGCAATCCGGCGACGGTGATCTCACGCCCGAGCAGGTCGCGAAAGACGTGCTCGCCGGCCTCGAGCAGGAAACGTTCCTGATCCTGCCGCA comes from Bradyrhizobium sp. CCGE-LA001 and encodes:
- the putA gene encoding bifunctional proline dehydrogenase/L-glutamate gamma-semialdehyde dehydrogenase PutA, whose translation is MPNIPPPFSAPYAPDDSEIAARLLLAAPLSPPQEVRIDRTATRLIEAIRKRDDRLGGVEDMLREFALSTKEGLALMVLAEALLRVPDARTADQFIEDKLGEGDFIHHETKSTAFLVNASAWALGLSARVIQPGETPDGTIGRLVKRLGAPAVRTATRQAMRLMGNHFVLGETIEQALERGKPRSGQKPRYSFDMLGEGARTSADAKRYFDAYASAIETIGKAAGSHPLPDRPGISVKLSALHPRFEAISRDRVMAELVPLLLDLAQRARAHDLNFTVDAEEADRLELSLDVIAATLADPSLAGWNGFGLAIQAYQKRASAVIDYVDALARAHDRKLMVRLVKGAYWDTEIKRAQERGLDGYPVFTRKAMTDLNFVACATQLLALRPRIFPQFATHNALTVATVLELAGGSGGFEFQRLHGMGEALYEQLAKDHPDIAYRTYAPVGSHRDLLAYLVRRLLENGANSSFVAQAADYRVPVPALLQRPADAIAKPQQAAHSKIPLPGDLFAPERRNSRGVEFGERAALGQLLADVRAEAADLGPITDARPDQANAAVIAARAGFAGWSRTPAATRAAALEQAAHLLESRSAHFIALLQAEGGKTLDDALSELREAADFCRYYAAHGRKLFGSDATMPGPTGESNALALRGRGVFVAISPWNFPLAIFLGQVTAALMAGNSVVAKPAEQTPRIAREAVALLHEAGIPRSALHLVTGAGRIGAVLTAHADVAGVVFTGSTEVARQINRTLAAKDGPIVPLIAETGGINAMIADATALPEQVADDVVTSAFRSAGQRCSALRLLFVQEDVADRMIEMIAGAARELRIGDPADVATHVGPVIDADAKQRLDAHIARMKSEARLHFAGHAPQGCFVAPHIFELKDAGQLTEEVFGPILHVVRYRAETLERVLQAIERTGYGLTLGVHSRIDDTIEAIIDRVQVGNIYVNRNMIGAVVGVQPFGGNGLSGTGPKAGGPHYLARFATEQTVTINTAAAGGNAALLAGEE
- a CDS encoding Lrp/AsnC ligand binding domain-containing protein, with the protein product MELDRIDRKILAILQEDGRIANVELAERIGLSPTSIGERLKRLQREGFVEGYGARLNPHRLGLGLLVFVEVLLDKTTPDNFERFARAVKLAPEVLECHMVAGSFDYLVKARLADMTAYRRFLGETLLSMPGVRETRTYAVMEEIKRDAPLPVG
- a CDS encoding cold-shock protein encodes the protein MAKGTVKWFNPTKGYGFIQPASGGKDVFVHISAVQKAGLSTLNEGQTVEYEEIANRGKTSAENLKV
- the sorB gene encoding SorB family sulfite dehydrogenase c-type cytochrome subunit, with the translated sequence MQRTVLLTVPLALAAAVEAALAAPINYKTPDEVAAFKPGPNLEIVQGNCSACHSSDYIATQPAMKDKEAFWQAEVTKMIKVYGAPIDDADVGKIVDYLAATY
- the sorA gene encoding SorA family sulfite dehydrogenase catalytic subunit; amino-acid sequence: MFDRRDLLRGAGLAAMAAALSSTKALALDNLTLPFANGERPLVKYPQKRPMIGLTSRPPQLETPFAVFNDGPITPNNAFFVRYHLSDLPYNLDPDTFTLEVKGKVDKPLKLSLKDIRKMKATEIVAVNQCSGNSRGFFEPRVAGGQLANGAMGCARWRGVPLKAVLEMAGVQAGAKQVTFNGMDGPVSDKTPDFVKALDLDHAADGEVMLAYGMNGEDLPFLNGFPLRLIVPGYYGTYWVKHLNEITVIDNVYDGFWMKSAYRIPDTPNNAVEPGTAPKATIPINRFTIRSFITNVPGGAKLKAGRTTLRGIAFDGGKGIKEVEVSADGGKTWASAKLGKDLGKYAFREWKLPVKLAAGSVELKVRATGNGGETQPDTPRWNPAGYLRNVVEAVRVTVA